In Alicyclobacillus macrosporangiidus CPP55, a single window of DNA contains:
- a CDS encoding Gfo/Idh/MocA family protein — protein sequence MPIRVGIIGTGFGATVHAPILKQHPKYDLVSIASMRPGRATDVAVDLGIPNAYDDWRQMMNAGGLDLIVIATKPGLHAEMVEHALSTSHHVLCEKPPALNGSEAERMAEVSHGSARVAAMNFEWRYLPERQAVQRILNGRQLGDIIQVNWSEVWPLWPQIRESEASWHWLAEEGGGMLGAIGSHVIDALCHWFGPFATIQGQTINHVHSTWTESQRTDGVNCQTEHTSQLLG from the coding sequence GTGCCACCGTCCATGCCCCAATTCTCAAACAGCACCCTAAGTACGATCTCGTTTCCATTGCCAGTATGCGTCCTGGACGAGCTACAGACGTGGCCGTCGATCTTGGCATACCGAATGCGTACGATGATTGGCGACAGATGATGAACGCCGGTGGATTGGATTTGATTGTGATTGCCACCAAACCCGGTCTTCATGCGGAAATGGTGGAGCATGCGCTTTCCACCTCGCATCACGTACTCTGCGAGAAGCCGCCTGCCCTTAACGGATCGGAGGCCGAGAGGATGGCCGAGGTCTCGCATGGAAGCGCCAGGGTTGCAGCGATGAACTTCGAGTGGCGGTATCTGCCGGAGCGTCAGGCTGTCCAACGGATCCTGAACGGTCGCCAACTGGGGGACATCATCCAGGTGAATTGGTCGGAAGTTTGGCCCCTTTGGCCGCAGATCCGGGAGAGCGAAGCATCGTGGCACTGGTTGGCCGAAGAAGGTGGTGGCATGCTTGGTGCCATTGGATCCCATGTCATTGACGCCCTTTGTCATTGGTTCGGCCCGTTTGCCACCATTCAGGGGCAGACGATAAATCACGTCCACAGCACCTGGACCGAAAGCCAGCGAACGGACGGCGTCAACTGTCAAACCGAGCACACCTCGCAACTCCTCGGTTGA
- a CDS encoding RNA polymerase sigma factor: MEPEEQLRTWVRLYTERLVRLAYTYVRDQATAEDRVQDAFIQAYASMNQLKNPGNPFPWLARIVINECRSFRRKGWREVTVSVLPERSRAGVEETYLRDAEFREVHHALQSLPAKYRTPIILFYFEGLSTQDIAEVLETNAGTVRTRLARGRKLLSRLLQEGEDDELRPETQGCKTLL; the protein is encoded by the coding sequence TTGGAACCAGAAGAGCAACTCCGGACATGGGTGCGGCTCTATACAGAGCGTCTGGTACGTCTGGCGTACACGTATGTTAGGGACCAGGCCACTGCCGAAGACCGTGTTCAGGATGCATTCATACAGGCGTACGCCTCAATGAACCAACTGAAGAATCCAGGAAACCCGTTTCCGTGGCTTGCACGAATTGTCATCAATGAGTGCCGGTCCTTCCGAAGAAAAGGTTGGCGTGAGGTCACTGTTTCTGTACTTCCAGAAAGGAGCAGGGCTGGTGTAGAAGAGACCTATTTACGCGATGCCGAGTTTCGTGAAGTACACCATGCTTTGCAGTCTCTTCCGGCAAAGTACCGGACTCCGATTATTCTGTTTTACTTTGAAGGGTTGAGTACCCAGGATATCGCAGAGGTACTTGAAACAAATGCCGGGACGGTTAGAACACGACTGGCTCGCGGTCGCAAGTTGCTCAGCAGACTTTTGCAAGAAGGTGAAGACGATGAGCTTAGACCTGAAACTCAAGGGTGCAAAACGCTGCTATGA